TACCGCTTTTAATTCAAGGTGAAACAGGCACGGGTAAAGACTTATTAGCAAAAGCTTGTCATTTTGCGAGCTTGCGTCGTGAGAAAAAATTCATTGCGGTAAATTGTGCAGGTTTGCCAGATGAAGATGCGGAAAGCGAAATGTTTGGGCGTAAAGTGGGTGATAGTGAAACCATCGGTTTTTTTGAATATGCTCACGAAGGTACGGTGTTGCTGGATGGCATTGCTGAGCTTTCATTAAGTTTACAGGCAAAATTATTACGTTTTTTAACGGATGGTTCTTTCCGTCGAGTAGGTGAAGAAAAAGAACATCATGCAAATGTTCGTGTGATTTGTACTTCACAAGAACCGATGGAAAAACTGTTAGAACAAGGGAAATTACGCAGTGATTTATTCCATCGTTTAAATGTTTTAGCACTAAATGTGCCGCCATTGCGTGAGCGAGTGGAGGACATTCAGCCTTTAACGGACGGTTTTTTACAAGAAATCAGCACACAGCTTAAGATTTCAATGTCGCAATATGATGCTGATTTTCTGAATTATTTAAAAGGGCAGCCTTGGCAAGGTAATGTGCGAGAGCTTTACAACGTCTTGTATCGTGCCTGTTCCTTAGCGAAGAATAACCAGCTTGATATTGAAAGTTTAAATTTAAAACCTGTACAAAGTGCGGTCATTTCTGCAGATGATTTTGGTGAGCAAACACTGGATGAGATCATGGGGCAATATGAGGCGAGTGTACTCCGCGCTTTTTATGCCCAGTATCCAAGTACGCGTAAATTGGCACAACGATTAGGTGTATCACACACAGCGATTGCCAATAAATTAAAACAATACGGTATTAGTAAATAATTTCTGACAGTTTAGGGAATTGTTTACAAAGTTTAAGCCATTCGACTTTATCAATTTGTACATTGAGGATAAATTCACCCTCATCTGAAATTTGTTCGTGACGAATGCTATCTAATTGATAGAGCGCGTGGCGGATTTTGCTCTCTTGTGGGAGCAGCGTGAGGGTGAAAGAAAGTATCTCATTTTTCAACCGCACTTTAATGGCTTCAAGCAGTAGATCTAATCCTTCACCTGAATGTGCTGAAAGGTAAACGGCAACGGGCTTATTCTCGTCATCATATTCAATATGAGGCGTCACATTTTCCAATAAATCAATTTTGTTATACACCAGCAATGCAGGCACTTTGTCTGCTTTAATTTCTTCCAACACTAAATTCACGGCTTCGATATTTTCGATCTTTCGAGCGTCTGCCGCATCAATGACGTGCAATAACAAACTGGCTTCTACCGTTTCTTGCAACGTAGATTTAAAAGCGGAAACTAAATCATGGGGAAGTTGGCGAACGAAACCCACGGTATCGGCGAGAATTGCCGTACCAATATCTTGAATTTGTAAACGTCTTAATGTGGGATCGAGGGTAGCAAAAAGCTGATCCGCCGCATAGACATTGGCTTGCGTGATGAAATTGAATAGTGTTGATTTCCCCGCATTGGTATAACCCACTAAAGAAATGGTCGGAATATCCGCTTTTTGTCGGGTTTGGCGATTTTGATTGCGTTGTTTTTCGACTTTGGCCAAACGATTTTGCAACTGTGCAATACGAACCTTGATTAAACGGCGATCCGTTTCTAATTGCGTTTCGCCTGGACCACGTAATCCAACTGCACCTTTTTGCTGATCTAAGCCTGTTTTTCGACGAACTAATCGAGTGGATAAATGCTTAAGCTGAGCTAATTCAACTTGCAATTTCCCCTCGTGCGAGCGGGCTCGTTGGGCAAAGATATCTAAAATGACCCCAGTGCGATCCACTACGCGGCATTGGCAGATGCTTTCCAAATTACGGGTTTGAGCAGGGGTTAATTGATGATTCGCCAAAACCACATCGGCATCTAAAGTTTTCACTGCATCTGCAATTTCTTGTGCTTTCCCCTCACCGATAAAATATTTTGCTTGTGGTGTTGCTCGGCTTGTGGTGATGATTTGTAAAATCTCAACATTGGCAGATTCCGCTAAAAGTTGGAATTCTTGTAGATCTTCAATGTTTTTATTTTGAGAAAAGAAAACATGCACGACGACAGCTTTATCTTTTGCCGATTGGCTATTGTCGCCTGTTTTAGATGACGAAAGTGCGGTTGAAATTTCAGGTGAATTTTCAACCGCACTTAAATTGATGAAATCGTTCATTGAACAGAATTATTCTGCTTGTGTTTCTACTTCCGCTACAGCGTCAGACGTTTGTGCTGCATGATGACCGCCGTTATTATTGTGGTGAGAAACAGAACGTGCTGGAACCACAGTTGAAATAGCGTGTTTGTACACCATTTGATTAACAGTGTTTTTTAATAAAATCACGAATTGGTCGAATGATTCGATTTGACCCTGTAATTTAATCCCATTAACGAGATAAATCGAAACAGGAATACGTTCACGGCGTAACGCATTCAAATAAGGATCTTGTAATGATTGTCCTTTTGCCATTTTGCTATCCTTTGTTGTTATATGTTAATTAATGATAGAAACGAGTTGTCTCCGTCATCAAATATAGCAATAAACATTTTTCTTGTCTATGGGTTTATCTCTTTGCTTTCACGCAGTTTTTTCAGAATTGCTTTCATTTTTTCGTCTAGTTGAGCATTGAGGCGCAATGTTTCACCCGTTTTAGGATGCTCAAAGCGAATAGAAAACGCATGTAAAAACAAGCGATTAAGCCCGAGATCTTGCATGTATTTATCAAATTCTTTATCACCGTATTTATCATCTAGCGCAATCGGGTGGCCTGCATATTGAGTATGAACTCGGATCTGATGGGTTCGACCTGTTACGGGTGAAGCTTTTACTAAGGTCGCATTTTGATAGCGTTCTTCAATGCTAAATCTAGTTTCCGAAGGTTTACCTTGTTCACTGACTTTAACGATGCGTTCGCCACTGGCCAGTTCATTTTTTAATAAAGGGGCTTGCACGACTTTTACATGAGATTGCCATTGGCCGCGCACGAGCGCGAGATAATCTTTTTGTACCGTTTTAACACGAAGTTGTTCGTGTAAGTTGCGTAAGGCAGAACGTTTTTTGGCGACTAATAAAATACCCGATGTATCTCTGTCTAAACGGTGAACCAATTCTAAAAAACGGGCTTCAGGACGTAATGCACGTAAGGCTTCAATCACACCAAAATTCAAGCCACTCCCACCATGAACCGCAATGCCGGAAGGTTTGTTCAATACTAATAAACAGTCATCTTCAAAAAGAATATGGCTTTCAAGGGAAGCGACTTTATTCAAGTTTTTAGAAATTGGGGCAGTATTTTTTTCAGAAACACGAACAGGTGGCACACGCACCACATCACCATTTTGCAATTTATATTCAGGTTTGATTCGCCCTTTGTTCACACGCACTTCGCCTTTACGCAGAATGCGATAAATCAAACTTTTTGGCACACCTTTTAATTTTGCCAATAAATAATTATCAATGCGTTGTCCTGCCTCATCCTCAGAAATGGTGAGCATTTTGACGGATTGATTGATGATTTTTTCTTGTTTTTCAGTCATTGAATCTGTCCTTTAAAAATTGGGCTGAATCATATCACAATATCCCTGGTGATAATAGCAAGAATGCCTTGCTAATTTAGCCCCGAATGTGGATAATAGAGCGTCTTTCTGCGCCTCAAATTTGGCATTTAGAAAGCGATTTTGTATGTTGGTCAAAACTCAATGCAGCAAATGGCATAAGACATTGATAATCAACATGTTTTTCTTGAAGATTGACGCTTCCTTGCAATGCGTAATTAACACATCGCATTGTTTTACGAAAATTGTCTTAGATAACAATTGAGTATGCTATCAATGCACCCAGCAACACACAGTCGTGAGATTGACTGTTCGCGAGAAACACGAGGTCGATGGCTAAGGTCAGTAAATCTGTAAAGTGCGGTTAATTTTCAAGGTATTTTAGATAATTCAAATGAGAAATTGACAATGAAAAGAATGTTAATCAATGCGACTCAAAAAGAAGAGTTACGCGTTGCGTTGGTCGATGGCCAGCGTTTATTCGACTTGGATATTGAAAGTCCGGGTCATGAACAGAAAAAAGCGAATATTTACAAAGGGAAAATCACTCGCGTAGAGCCGAGTTTAGAAGCTGCCTTTGTGGATTATGGTGCAGAGCGCCATGGTTTCCTTCCTTTAAAAGAAATTGCCCGTGAGTATTTCCCTGCTGATTATGTGTTCCAAGGTCGTCCAAATATCCGTGATATTTTGACCGAAGGTCAAGAAGTGATCGTTCAGGTGAACAAGGAAGAACGCGGCAATAAAGGCGCAGCCTTAACCACTTTTGTTTCCCTTGCTGGTAGTTATTTGGTGATTATGCCAAACAATCCGCGTGCAGGTGGTATCTCTCGCCGTATTGAAGGCGATGAACGTATCGAATTAAAAGAAGCATTGAGTTCTTTAGATGTACCAGAAGGCGTTGGCCTTATCGTGCGTACAGCGGGTGTGGGTAAATCACCAGAAGAATTACAATGGGACTTGAAAGTACTTTTACATCATTGGGAAGCGATCAAACAAGCTTCACAAAGTCGTCCGGCGCCATTCTTAATTCACCAAGAAAGTGATGTGATCGTTCGTGCGATCCGTGATTACTTGCGTCGTGATATCGGTGAGATCTTAATTGATAGCCCGAAAGTATTTGAAAAAGCAAAAGCGCACATCAAACTTGTGCGTCCAGATTTCATCAATCGTGTGAAACTGTATCAAGGCGAAGTGCCGTTATTTAGCCACTACCAAATTGAGTCACAAATTGAATCAGCTTTCCAACGTGAAGTGCGTTTACCTTCTGGTGGTTCGATTGTGATCGATGTGACAGAAGCGTTAACGGCAATCGATATCAACTCGGCGCGTTCAACTCGTGGTGGTGATATTGAAGAAACCGCATTAAATACCAACCTTGAAGCGGCGGATGAAATTGCTCGTCAATTACGTTTACGTGACTTAGGTGGTTTAGTGGTTATCGATTTCATCGATATGACACCGGTTCGTCACCAACGTGAAGTAGAAAATCGTATCCGTGATGCCGTGCGTCAAGACCGTGCGCGTATTCAAATTAGCCGTATTTCTCGCTTCGGCTTGTTGGAAATGTCGCGTCAGCGTTTAAGTCCATCATTAGGTGAGTCTTCTCACCATGTTTGCCCACGCTGTCAAGGTACAGGTAAAGTGCGTGATAACGAAAGTTTATCACTTTCTATCTTACGTTTAATCGAAGAAGAAGCGTTAAAAGAAAATACCAAACAAGTGCACACCATCGTGCCTGTACAAATTGCGTCTTACTTACTTAACGAAAAACGTAAAGCTGTTCATAGCATCGAAAAACGCCATGATGTAGAGATTATCGTGGTGCCAAATGAAGCGATGGAAACCCCGCACTTCAGCGTGTTCCGCGTACGTGAAGGTGAAGAGCTGAACGAATTAAGCTACAACTTAGCAAAATTCCATGAAGCACAAGATGATGCATTCGTACCAGAAGAATCCCTTGTTTCACGTAATATTGAAACAGCGGCCGTGACGTCTGAACAAGTGATGGAAAGTGCTGCGGTATCGCTATCGATCCCAACGGCAGCGCCAGCACCAGTTGAGCGCAAACCAGAGGGGCCATCCTTGTTTGCGAAAATTGTTGCTGCAATTAAAGGTTTATTTGCTTCTGAGCCAAAAGAAGAAGAGAAAAACCAAAACAATCGTAATAATCGCAACGGAAATCGTAATAATCGTCGCAATCAAGATCGTCGTAATAATCGTCGTTCTCGCAACGAAAACAACGATAATGCGAAGAATACAGATGAAGAAAATGCACGTCCAACTCGCGAGCGTGTAAATAATCGTCGCAATCGTCGTAACGCGAATGAAGAAGTGACATCTGAAAGTGCGGTTAATTTTGCTAATGTTTCTGATGATAATCGTCAAGAAGAAAAAGCAGAGAAACCGGTAGCAGAGCGTCGTCAACGTCGTGATTTACGTAAACGCGTTCGTGTTGATGACAGTGCAAATAATGCAAATGAGAATGTGATTGAGGCCGTTGAAGTTCCTGCGATTGAAAATGAAGTGGTTGAAAACAACATTGTTGATAATACAGAAGATAAACCACGTCAAGAACGTCAGCGCCGTACACCTCGTCATTTACGTGCATCGAATAATCAACGCCGTCGTCGTAATGAAGTGAAATCCCCAATGCCATTATTTGCTGCGGTGGCTTCACCAGAATTAGCAAGCGGTAAAGTATGCGTCGATTATTCTGCTGTGAATGCACCGAAAGAAAATAATTTCTTATCGGTGGATGAGTTGCTTGAGCAAGAAAAAACGAAAAAAGGTGTGATTACGCCTGCAACAGGTATTGTTGTGGAAGAGAAATCAGTTGAAGCACAACCTGCGTTAGATTTTATTACTCAACCGGCAAATGAAGCGGTTCAACAGAAAGTGCAAGAATCATTAGAACGTTTGCATCATAAATCAGAACCTGTTGCTCAAGTCGCAACTGCGGAAGTTGAACCACAAGAAAAAGCAAAATTTGTAAGTTCTTATGTGTTCACTGGTCGTGCAGGTACTATTTCAGCCGTACCACATACAAAAGCAGCCATGACATTAGCGAAAGCACCTGATGATGAGTCTAAACCATTTCCAATTGTAGAATGGATGGAGTCTCGTTATTACTTTAATGGTAAAGGCGCGGCAGGCCATCATAGTGCAATTAGCCATATTTATTCTGAACCGACACAAGCGAAAGCAGAGTAATATCCTAATAATAAAGACGGAACCAATAGGTTCCGTTTTTTATTTTGTGTATTTTTAAAACATTGTGATTTAAAAGTAGTCAGTCAGATAATTTTTTTATTTTCTTGCTTGACGGGGTGGGGGAAAAAACGTATTATTCACCTCGCTTAAATCACGGAGGAATGGTCGAGTGGTTGAAGGCACCGGTCTTGAAAACCGGCGAGGGTTTACGCCCTCCGTGAGTTCGAATCTCACTTCCTCCGCCATCAAATTCAAAAAATCCCTAAGTCGAAAGATTTAGGGATTTTTGCTTTTCAGTTTATTTCAAAAAAAATCTTATTTCTTGACCGCACTTTCTTGTGCTTCTTTGAAGGCAAGGTATTCTTCTAAGGTCTCAATGGCTTCTAAACATTTTTGACGACGCGTTAAATAAATTGCGGCTGTTTGCTTATGTACATCTCGTTGAATATCTGTTTGAGCCGTATTCGCTTGTGCTTTAGCTTCTTCGTATTTTTCCGTGAGTTGCTGTAAGGCTTCATAATACTTCTCTAAACGCTCTCTTGGCGGAAGACGATGAATGCTATGTTGTGATTTGTTACTTGCCACTTGAGCTTCCGTTGTTTTCGGCTGAATGTGCTTTTTATGTTTGCGATTCATGGCTTCAGCCAAGGCGGTACATTGCCCTAAAAGGTGTTCAACCATAAATACAATTTGTTCTTCATTTTGATGGGGAAGGCTGCATAGCTTCGTTAAGCTTTGCTGGATTTCTTTGAGATAAAAACCGACAGTTTCAAAATCTTCAGTAAATAAAGTGCGGTTAAATTTAGCGTTGATTTTTTTATCAGAGTCAGCTTGATAGGCGTGAGTCAGTTGCTGTACTTTTTGTTCGAGCGTATTGAGTAATGATTGAATAGACATAAAAAAATCCCCGCATAATGAATGCAGGGATTATAACGATTAAAGGGTCATGGCTGCAATCCAACCGAACGCTAATAGTGGGATATTGTAGTGAATAAAGGTTGGCACAACAGAATCCCAAATGTGGTCGTGTTTACCATCTATATTCAAACCGGATGTTGGGCCAAGTGTTGAGTCAGAAGCCGGTGAACCCGCATCTCCTAATGCTGCTGCTACACCTACGATAGCGACTGTCGCAAGTGGTGAGAAACCAAAAGAGAGACAAAGTGGTACATAAATTGAGGTGATAATTGGTACAGTTGAGAAAGAAGAACCAATACCCATGGTAATCAATAATCCAACGAGTAACATTAAGAATGCCGCAACGCCTTTACTTTGAATCGCACCGGTTGAAAGTGCATCAACTAACTCTTTCACACCGCTTGTGGTATTAATCACATTGGCGAAACCAGAAGCAGCAATCATAACAAAGCCGATCATCGCCATTAAGCGTAAACCTTGTTGGAAAATATCGTTACTTTCCTTGAGTTTGAAGATACCGAATACACCGAAAATTGTTAAACCGACTAAACCACCAATAATCGTAGAGCTTGTGAAAAGCTGTGTGGCAAAAGTGGCGACAATGGCGACCGCACTTGCAGTAATTTGAATAGGTTTAATGTTCGCAATGTGCTGTTCAATTTCAGTTGTAGTTGGTTCAGTCGTTGTTACAACATACTCGCGTGGTTTGCGATAGGTAACAAACACAGCAGTGAGTAAACCAAGAATCATACCAATAACAGGGATAAGCATAGCAAAAGAAACTTCACCAACACTGGTTTGTAAACCGAGTGGTGCACCAGCAAGATTGATATTTTTAACTAAAACGCTTTCAATAAAGATTTTCCCGAAACCAACCGGTAAGATCATATAGGTTGCCGTTAAACCGAAGGTAATAATACAAGCAACTGCACGACGGTCGATTTTTAAACGGTTAAAAATAGAAAGTAACGGTGGCACAACAATCGGGATAAACGCAATGTGCACTGGGAGTAAGTTTTGGGATGAAATGGCGAATAAAAGTAAAATGCTCAGTAGCGTATATTTAAACCAAGCTAAATTTTTGCCGGTTGGTGTTTTATTCATTCGGGTAATGATTTTGTAAGCAAGCAAATCAGTGATGCCAGATTTTGAAATCGCAATGGCAAACGCACCTAACATGGCATAGTTCATTGCCACTTCAGCACCCCCACCTAAGCCTCCAGTAAAGGCTTCAATGGTTTTTCCTAGACCTAAGTCACCACATAAGCCTGCAGTCAGAGCGGAAATCACAAGTGCGATAACCACGTTTACGCGCAGCAAGCTTAACGCCAGTAGCACGACAATTGAAATAACAACGGGATTCGATAACATATTGTTGTTCCTTATTGATTAATTAAAAGAAAAAGGTCGCATAAGAGAAAATTGATTTAAGGTTAAATGTCGCATAGTAATAAACTCCTGTAAATTAATAATAAAACAAAACCCCTCGAAAGTTGCCTTCCGAGGGGTAAGATTTTTTTGATCTTTATCTTGTCAGCTCGGAAGAAATCTTCCAAGCACGCCAACAGCCTGAAAGATTATTCAGTTGAATGGCGATGATGGTGACGAAGGATAAAGTTCATTGGAAACTCTCTTATTTAGATAACTAAATTGAATTACCTTTTAAAATACGGTAAAGCGAAAACGATTGCAAGTTTTTTTCTAAAAAATTTTAAAAATTAAAGTGCGGTCTGATTTTCAGCTGTTTTTTCCGCTTCATCTGTTCGAGCAATATGGGGAAATCCACCTAGATCTTTTAAGTGATTGACCATATAGCAAAATAATTCCGCCGTACGTTCAGTATCATATAGCGCAGAGTGTGCTTGTTTGCCGTCAAAAGGAATTTTTGCCGCTTGGCATGCTTTGACGAGCACCGTTTGCCCAAACATAAAACCGGCAAGCGTTGCTGTATCAAACATCCCAAAAGGGTGGAATGGATTGCGTTTTACACCTGTGCGTTCAGCCGCCGCCATCACGAAACTTTGGTCAAAAGCCGCGTTATGAGCCACGATGATAGAACGCTGACATTCCGCATCCTTTTGTCCACGACGTACCATTTGGAACAATCCCGTGATCGCATCTAATTCAGATACGGCACCACGCAATGGATTGTGAATATCAATCCCATTGAATTTGAGAGATTCGGGATTAATATTCGCCCCCTCAAATGGTTCAATATGAAAATGGCATTTTTGATCAGGTTGCAAATTGCCATTCTCATCCATTTTTAAGGTGATAGCTGCAAGCTCTAAAAGTGCATCTTTTTTTGCATCAAACCCAGCCGTTTCCACATCAATAATGACAGGAAAGTAGCCACGGAAGCGATTTTTTAATTGGTGATGATAAGGAATTTCAGGTGTATCTGACACAATGTATTCCTTAATTCCCTAAAGCTGATTTTGCACTTTTGTTTTCGATAAATTCGATCTTATAACCATCTGGATCTTCAACGAATGCAATCACAGTTGTGCCACCTTTAACAGGGCCGGCTTCGCGAGTCACTTTACCGCCATTAGCACGTACTGCTTCACAAGTCGCGTAAATATCATCTACACCAATAGCAATATGCCCGTAAGCATTACCAAGATCATATTCCGTTACGCCCCAGTTGTATGTTAATTCAATTTCTGCAGCGCTTTCGCCATCTTCGTAACCTAAAAAAGCAAGCGTATATTTATACTCAGGGTTTTCACTTGTGCGTAATAAACGCATACCTAAAACATCTTGATAAAATTTAATAGAGCGGTCTAAATCACCTACTCGAAGCATCGTGTGTAAAATTTTCATGTTGTTTTCCTTCTTTAATTGTGTTTGCTAAATTATGCCATAGAATGCGATTTGGCGCGAATGGAACTTAAAATTTAGATTCAAG
This portion of the Haemophilus parainfluenzae T3T1 genome encodes:
- a CDS encoding sigma 54-interacting transcriptional regulator; the protein is MLTFNPQDPFSCFVTQSLSMKSAVENAQRFAMFDVPLLIQGETGTGKDLLAKACHFASLRREKKFIAVNCAGLPDEDAESEMFGRKVGDSETIGFFEYAHEGTVLLDGIAELSLSLQAKLLRFLTDGSFRRVGEEKEHHANVRVICTSQEPMEKLLEQGKLRSDLFHRLNVLALNVPPLRERVEDIQPLTDGFLQEISTQLKISMSQYDADFLNYLKGQPWQGNVRELYNVLYRACSLAKNNQLDIESLNLKPVQSAVISADDFGEQTLDEIMGQYEASVLRAFYAQYPSTRKLAQRLGVSHTAIANKLKQYGISK
- the hflX gene encoding ribosome rescue GTPase HflX, whose translation is MNDFINLSAVENSPEISTALSSSKTGDNSQSAKDKAVVVHVFFSQNKNIEDLQEFQLLAESANVEILQIITTSRATPQAKYFIGEGKAQEIADAVKTLDADVVLANHQLTPAQTRNLESICQCRVVDRTGVILDIFAQRARSHEGKLQVELAQLKHLSTRLVRRKTGLDQQKGAVGLRGPGETQLETDRRLIKVRIAQLQNRLAKVEKQRNQNRQTRQKADIPTISLVGYTNAGKSTLFNFITQANVYAADQLFATLDPTLRRLQIQDIGTAILADTVGFVRQLPHDLVSAFKSTLQETVEASLLLHVIDAADARKIENIEAVNLVLEEIKADKVPALLVYNKIDLLENVTPHIEYDDENKPVAVYLSAHSGEGLDLLLEAIKVRLKNEILSFTLTLLPQESKIRHALYQLDSIRHEQISDEGEFILNVQIDKVEWLKLCKQFPKLSEIIY
- the hfq gene encoding RNA chaperone Hfq, yielding MAKGQSLQDPYLNALRRERIPVSIYLVNGIKLQGQIESFDQFVILLKNTVNQMVYKHAISTVVPARSVSHHNNNGGHHAAQTSDAVAEVETQAE
- the rluC gene encoding 23S rRNA pseudouridine(955/2504/2580) synthase RluC codes for the protein MTEKQEKIINQSVKMLTISEDEAGQRIDNYLLAKLKGVPKSLIYRILRKGEVRVNKGRIKPEYKLQNGDVVRVPPVRVSEKNTAPISKNLNKVASLESHILFEDDCLLVLNKPSGIAVHGGSGLNFGVIEALRALRPEARFLELVHRLDRDTSGILLVAKKRSALRNLHEQLRVKTVQKDYLALVRGQWQSHVKVVQAPLLKNELASGERIVKVSEQGKPSETRFSIEERYQNATLVKASPVTGRTHQIRVHTQYAGHPIALDDKYGDKEFDKYMQDLGLNRLFLHAFSIRFEHPKTGETLRLNAQLDEKMKAILKKLRESKEINP
- the rne gene encoding ribonuclease E, with translation MKRMLINATQKEELRVALVDGQRLFDLDIESPGHEQKKANIYKGKITRVEPSLEAAFVDYGAERHGFLPLKEIAREYFPADYVFQGRPNIRDILTEGQEVIVQVNKEERGNKGAALTTFVSLAGSYLVIMPNNPRAGGISRRIEGDERIELKEALSSLDVPEGVGLIVRTAGVGKSPEELQWDLKVLLHHWEAIKQASQSRPAPFLIHQESDVIVRAIRDYLRRDIGEILIDSPKVFEKAKAHIKLVRPDFINRVKLYQGEVPLFSHYQIESQIESAFQREVRLPSGGSIVIDVTEALTAIDINSARSTRGGDIEETALNTNLEAADEIARQLRLRDLGGLVVIDFIDMTPVRHQREVENRIRDAVRQDRARIQISRISRFGLLEMSRQRLSPSLGESSHHVCPRCQGTGKVRDNESLSLSILRLIEEEALKENTKQVHTIVPVQIASYLLNEKRKAVHSIEKRHDVEIIVVPNEAMETPHFSVFRVREGEELNELSYNLAKFHEAQDDAFVPEESLVSRNIETAAVTSEQVMESAAVSLSIPTAAPAPVERKPEGPSLFAKIVAAIKGLFASEPKEEEKNQNNRNNRNGNRNNRRNQDRRNNRRSRNENNDNAKNTDEENARPTRERVNNRRNRRNANEEVTSESAVNFANVSDDNRQEEKAEKPVAERRQRRDLRKRVRVDDSANNANENVIEAVEVPAIENEVVENNIVDNTEDKPRQERQRRTPRHLRASNNQRRRRNEVKSPMPLFAAVASPELASGKVCVDYSAVNAPKENNFLSVDELLEQEKTKKGVITPATGIVVEEKSVEAQPALDFITQPANEAVQQKVQESLERLHHKSEPVAQVATAEVEPQEKAKFVSSYVFTGRAGTISAVPHTKAAMTLAKAPDDESKPFPIVEWMESRYYFNGKGAAGHHSAISHIYSEPTQAKAE
- the priC gene encoding primosomal replication protein PriC: MSIQSLLNTLEQKVQQLTHAYQADSDKKINAKFNRTLFTEDFETVGFYLKEIQQSLTKLCSLPHQNEEQIVFMVEHLLGQCTALAEAMNRKHKKHIQPKTTEAQVASNKSQHSIHRLPPRERLEKYYEALQQLTEKYEEAKAQANTAQTDIQRDVHKQTAAIYLTRRQKCLEAIETLEEYLAFKEAQESAVKK
- a CDS encoding Na+/H+ antiporter family protein encodes the protein MLSNPVVISIVVLLALSLLRVNVVIALVISALTAGLCGDLGLGKTIEAFTGGLGGGAEVAMNYAMLGAFAIAISKSGITDLLAYKIITRMNKTPTGKNLAWFKYTLLSILLLFAISSQNLLPVHIAFIPIVVPPLLSIFNRLKIDRRAVACIITFGLTATYMILPVGFGKIFIESVLVKNINLAGAPLGLQTSVGEVSFAMLIPVIGMILGLLTAVFVTYRKPREYVVTTTEPTTTEIEQHIANIKPIQITASAVAIVATFATQLFTSSTIIGGLVGLTIFGVFGIFKLKESNDIFQQGLRLMAMIGFVMIAASGFANVINTTSGVKELVDALSTGAIQSKGVAAFLMLLVGLLITMGIGSSFSTVPIITSIYVPLCLSFGFSPLATVAIVGVAAALGDAGSPASDSTLGPTSGLNIDGKHDHIWDSVVPTFIHYNIPLLAFGWIAAMTL
- the rnt gene encoding ribonuclease T: MSDTPEIPYHHQLKNRFRGYFPVIIDVETAGFDAKKDALLELAAITLKMDENGNLQPDQKCHFHIEPFEGANINPESLKFNGIDIHNPLRGAVSELDAITGLFQMVRRGQKDAECQRSIIVAHNAAFDQSFVMAAAERTGVKRNPFHPFGMFDTATLAGFMFGQTVLVKACQAAKIPFDGKQAHSALYDTERTAELFCYMVNHLKDLGGFPHIARTDEAEKTAENQTAL
- the gloA gene encoding lactoylglutathione lyase translates to MKILHTMLRVGDLDRSIKFYQDVLGMRLLRTSENPEYKYTLAFLGYEDGESAAEIELTYNWGVTEYDLGNAYGHIAIGVDDIYATCEAVRANGGKVTREAGPVKGGTTVIAFVEDPDGYKIEFIENKSAKSALGN